A genomic window from Lotus japonicus ecotype B-129 chromosome 1, LjGifu_v1.2 includes:
- the LOC130738264 gene encoding uncharacterized protein LOC130738264, with amino-acid sequence MFSGVKFIPRDQIRRRKRDLDGTSSNDDSGERSKRKSRSAETAVSNTRKDMGLAWMLRPESKRPAFFETELSEEVPIQVSKKVNPKELNPYLKDNDSGYPEESDGAKVGADKLLSSSLVGDRFQQKINGNRFLTQQERCLLCLENPNRPLHLIVSIANWTYLMLPQWQLVVPGHCCILPIHHESATRSVDDNVWVEIRNFKKSLITMFAKQGKEVVFLETLLGLAEQRRHCMIECIPLPQHIAKQAPLFFKKAIDEADDEWSQHNAKKLIDTSQKGLRNSIPEHFPYFHVEFGLNKGFVHVIDDEKLFKRSFGLNVIRGLLYQRMGTFRLDKTTS; translated from the exons ATGTTTTCTGGTGTGAAATTCATTCCCCGTGACCAG ATACGGAGAAGGAAAAGAGATCTTGATGGTACTTCATCAAATGATGATTCTGGTGAGAGGTCTAAAAGAAAATCAAGATCTGCCGAAACTGCCGTAAGTAATACAAGAAAAGACATGGGTTTAGCTTGGATGCTTAGGCCTGAAAGTAAGAGGCCTGCATTTTTCGAAACAGAATTGTCAGAGGAAGTTCCTATTCAAGTG tCAAAGAAGGTGAATCCGAAGGAATTGAACCCATATCTAAAGGATAATGACAGCGGTTATCCAGAAGAAAGTGACGGGGCTAAAGTTGGTGCAGACAAACTTCTATCTTCTTCCCTTGTTGGGGACCGGTTCCAGCAAAAGATAAATGGAAACCGGTTCTTGACCCAGCAAGAGCGCTGCCTCTTATGCTTAGAGAATCCGAATCGGCCTTTGCATTTGATCGTGTCCATCGCTAACTGGACTTATCTTATGCTGCCACAGTGGCAGCTCGTGGTGCCTGGTCATTGCTGCATTTTACCCATCCAT CATGAATCAGCTACAAGAAGTGTGGATGATAATGTGTGGGTCGAAATTCGAAACTTCAAGAAATCTTTAATTACGATGTTTGCAAAGCAAGGGAAGGAGGTAGTGTTTCTTGAGACACTGCTAGGGTTGGCGGAACAACGACGCCACTGCATGATTGAATGTATTCCTTTACCCCAACATATTGCTAAACAGGCTCCTTTATTCTTTAAAAAG GCAATTGATGAAGCTGACGATGAGTGGAGCCAGCACAATGCAAAGAAACTTATTGATACAAGCCAAAAGGGGTTGCGCAATTCAATTCCGGAGCATTTCCCGTATTTCCACGTCGAATTTGGTCTGAACAAAGGTTTCGTCCATGTTATTGATGACGAAAAACTGTTCAAGAGAAGCTTCGGGTTGAATGTGATAAGAGGCCTGCTTTACCAAAGAATGGGAACCTTTCGACTGGACAAAACAACTTCATGA
- the LOC130738276 gene encoding uncharacterized protein LOC130738276, whose amino-acid sequence MAMNIDYFSSITLAKVNWCLKLKIVRQWRLMHRGFPKSIEMVVMDEHGDKIHSSICRDHFLRFYLTLIPGFTYIMRNFTVRENSEYFPSTSYLFELHFRVDTFFHQVNDFPIIRSPYSFVRIPDVLNLDVSYDYLIDVIGVQTKIGRVQEFTVSGNVEKLVRFDISVAGTKIECVLIAQFVDEYIDFISTGRAFGAVVLIQLGRVKTCPCTANRYIAA is encoded by the exons ATGGCCATGAACATAGACTATTTTTCAAGTATCACACTGGCCAAGGTGAACTGGTGTCTGAAACTGAAAATTGTCCGTCAATGGCGATTAATGCATCGAGGGTTTCCAAAGTCCATTGAAATGGTGGTCATGGATGAACACGGAGACAAAATTCATAGCTCAATTTGTCGTGACCACTTTCTCAGGTTTTATTTAACACTTATTCCAGGATTTACATATATTATGAGAAATTTCACAGTCCGGGAGAATTCTGAATATTTTCCCTCAACCTCTTATCTGTTTGAACTCCACTTCCGGGTTGATACTTTTTTCCATCAAGTTAATGATTTCCCCATCATCCGATCACCTTACTCTTTTGTCCGAATACCGGATGTACTTAACCTGGATGTCAGCTACGACTATTTAATAG ATGTTATTGGAGTTCAAACAAAAATTGGAAGAGTTCAAGAATTTACTGTCAGTGGAAATGTTGAGAAGCTGGTTAGATTTGACATTTCTGTAGCAGG CACCAAAATTGAATGTGTCTTGATTGCTCAATTTGTAGACGAATACATTGATTTCATCTCTACTGGTCGTGCTTTCGGTGCAGTTGTTTTGATCCAGCTTGGCAGAGTCAAGACTTGCCCAT GCACTGCAAACAGATACATAGCTGCTTGA